A genomic segment from uncultured Marinifilum sp. encodes:
- a CDS encoding nucleoside recognition domain-containing protein, translated as MALNYLWIFFFVVAFVVGLIKLIFWGDMDVFPNMVNATFEMAKTGFDISLGLTGVLTLWLGIMKIGERGGIIKVFSRLIGPFFNKLFPEIPKGHDAHGSIMMNLAANMLGLDNAATPLGLKAMNQMQEVNNQKDVASNAQIMFLVLNTSGLTIIPISIMVYRAQLGAVNPSDIFIPILLATYFSTIAGLISVAVMQKIKLWDKVVLAYLGGLTAFIIAIIAYFSSLEKEQITTVSTLVSNVFLFSIIIAFILLAVRKKVNVYESFIDGAKEGFAIAIKIIPYLVAILVAIGVFRASGTMDLMIDGARWICLVLGVDPDFVEALPTAMMKPLSGSGARGMMVDAMQTYGADSFVGKLSSTLQGATDTTFYIIAVYFGSVGIKNTRYAVTCGLIADFAGIVAAIAIAYLFFH; from the coding sequence ATGGCATTAAATTACCTTTGGATATTCTTTTTTGTTGTTGCTTTTGTAGTAGGTCTTATTAAGCTGATCTTTTGGGGAGATATGGATGTATTTCCTAATATGGTTAATGCAACTTTTGAAATGGCCAAAACGGGTTTTGATATCTCTCTTGGATTAACAGGAGTTTTAACCCTCTGGCTTGGTATAATGAAAATTGGAGAACGTGGAGGAATTATTAAAGTTTTTTCTCGACTAATTGGGCCATTTTTTAATAAATTATTTCCCGAGATTCCTAAAGGGCATGATGCACATGGTTCAATTATGATGAATTTGGCGGCAAATATGCTTGGTTTGGATAATGCGGCAACACCACTTGGATTAAAAGCTATGAATCAGATGCAAGAGGTCAATAATCAAAAAGATGTGGCCTCTAATGCGCAAATCATGTTTTTGGTGTTGAATACGTCCGGACTTACAATCATACCTATTTCCATTATGGTTTATCGGGCTCAATTAGGTGCTGTAAATCCATCAGATATATTTATACCAATACTATTAGCGACCTATTTTTCTACCATTGCTGGATTAATAAGCGTTGCTGTTATGCAGAAAATAAAACTTTGGGATAAGGTTGTTTTGGCTTATCTGGGAGGTTTAACTGCTTTTATCATTGCAATTATTGCATATTTTTCATCTTTAGAAAAGGAGCAAATAACTACAGTATCTACCTTGGTTAGCAATGTGTTCTTGTTCTCAATTATTATAGCTTTCATTCTTTTGGCAGTTCGCAAAAAAGTAAATGTATACGAAAGTTTTATCGATGGAGCAAAAGAAGGCTTTGCCATAGCAATTAAAATAATACCATATTTGGTTGCAATATTGGTTGCAATTGGGGTATTTAGAGCATCTGGAACAATGGATTTAATGATAGATGGTGCACGCTGGATTTGTTTAGTCTTGGGAGTAGATCCTGATTTTGTAGAAGCTCTGCCTACAGCAATGATGAAACCTCTAAGTGGAAGTGGAGCCAGAGGAATGATGGTAGATGCAATGCAAACTTATGGAGCGGATAGTTTTGTTGGAAAATTATCATCGACACTACAAGGAGCTACTGATACCACTTTTTATATTATTGCAGTTTATTTTGGTTCAGTAGGAATTAAAAATACCAGATACGCCGTTACTTGTGGTTTAATTGCCGATTTTGCAGGTATAGTTGCAGCCATAGCAATCGCTTATCTTTTCTTTCATTAA
- a CDS encoding Smr/MutS family protein, with translation MIYPDNFEKKLRFDKVRELLKKQCLSSLGRDLVDEIRFSNSYQTVKRLVNETNEFKTICQEEEAFPIGYFIDVRGSLEKVRIDGTYLELEELYNLKRSLESISAILRFFQKKEQDEYPYLQKLTGNVRMYPYIFDRINGIITKNGRIKDNASSELQHIRSSLIQKQSSISKRMQSMMRTAQKEGWVDKDMSLSIRDGRIVIPIPSAYKRKIKGIVHDESATGKTSYIEPAEIVETNNEIRELEYAERREIIKILQEFTSQLRPYIDDLFLAYEFLANMDFIRAKAMFAIQVNAILPKMLKTPTLLWEKAVHPLLYLTLSKEGRKVVPLNLEINDNQRIILISGPNAGGKSVCLQTVGLLQYMFQCGLLVSVEEESKIGIYDKIFIDIGDEQSIENDLSTYSSHLMNMKHFLRNSDTNTLVLIDEFGTGTEPALGGAIAESILDKLNRKQVCGVITTHYSGLKHFASEAEGIENGAMLYDAHQMRPLFQLQVGKPGSSFAFEIARKIGLPEEILKSATDKVGEDHINFDKHLRDIVRDKRYWENKRDKIRRNEKKLNQLVEQYDKELKDASKLRKDIIEKAQQEAQDLLKNANKTIEKTIREIKESKAEKEKTKKVRKQFEETKIELTQTELEEEDRINRKIQKLKNREKRKNKGAKHEASSEKSNLNKSIVKPKKQFNPDIIEKGDMVKLDNQTSVGEVIEINNKTAVVAFGSILTSVKATRLSKVSKSQLKKQEKTYNQTSALVQERISKRKLNFRQDIDVRGMRGDEALQIVMDHVDEAIMLEIREFRILHGTGHGILRQLIRDYLQTVDLVRNFRDEKIQMGGSGITVVTME, from the coding sequence GTGATATATCCAGATAATTTTGAAAAAAAACTAAGGTTCGATAAAGTTAGAGAACTACTTAAAAAACAATGTTTAAGTTCGCTAGGGCGTGATTTGGTCGATGAAATTCGCTTTTCGAATTCATACCAAACAGTAAAACGTTTGGTAAACGAAACCAACGAATTTAAAACCATTTGCCAGGAAGAAGAGGCTTTTCCTATTGGTTATTTTATTGATGTAAGAGGGAGTTTAGAGAAAGTTCGAATTGATGGAACTTATCTGGAATTGGAAGAATTGTACAATTTAAAGCGTTCTTTGGAATCAATTTCGGCCATACTTCGTTTTTTTCAAAAGAAGGAACAAGACGAATATCCATATCTTCAAAAATTAACGGGTAATGTGAGAATGTATCCTTACATTTTTGACAGAATAAATGGGATTATCACCAAAAATGGAAGAATTAAGGATAATGCATCTTCTGAACTACAGCATATTCGCAGTTCCTTAATTCAGAAGCAATCCAGCATCTCTAAGCGAATGCAATCCATGATGAGAACTGCGCAGAAAGAAGGATGGGTGGATAAAGATATGTCGCTTTCTATTCGCGACGGTAGAATTGTAATTCCTATTCCATCGGCTTACAAAAGAAAAATAAAGGGTATTGTTCACGACGAATCGGCAACTGGAAAAACAAGTTATATTGAACCTGCCGAAATTGTTGAAACAAACAATGAAATTCGCGAATTAGAATATGCCGAACGCAGAGAAATAATTAAAATTCTGCAGGAGTTTACAAGTCAGCTTCGGCCGTATATCGACGATTTATTTTTGGCATACGAATTTTTAGCAAATATGGATTTTATCCGTGCGAAGGCTATGTTTGCCATTCAGGTAAATGCCATTTTGCCCAAAATGCTAAAAACACCCACATTATTATGGGAAAAAGCTGTTCATCCTCTGCTATATCTTACTTTGAGTAAAGAAGGGCGTAAGGTTGTTCCATTGAATTTAGAAATTAATGATAATCAGAGAATTATTTTAATTTCGGGCCCCAATGCAGGGGGTAAATCGGTTTGCTTGCAAACGGTTGGTTTATTGCAATATATGTTTCAATGTGGGCTCTTAGTATCGGTAGAAGAGGAATCAAAAATCGGTATTTACGACAAAATTTTCATTGATATTGGCGATGAACAATCCATCGAAAATGATTTGAGTACATATAGTTCTCATTTGATGAATATGAAGCACTTTCTTCGTAATTCTGATACGAATACCCTGGTGTTGATTGATGAATTTGGTACCGGAACCGAACCAGCTTTGGGAGGTGCTATTGCCGAGTCGATATTAGATAAACTTAATAGGAAGCAAGTTTGCGGCGTAATTACAACTCACTATTCAGGCTTAAAGCACTTTGCTTCGGAGGCCGAAGGTATTGAGAACGGTGCTATGCTTTACGATGCTCACCAAATGCGCCCTTTGTTTCAGTTGCAGGTTGGAAAACCAGGATCTTCTTTTGCTTTCGAAATTGCTAGAAAAATTGGTTTACCCGAAGAAATACTAAAGTCTGCTACCGATAAGGTTGGTGAAGATCATATCAATTTCGATAAACACTTGCGTGATATTGTACGTGATAAACGATACTGGGAAAACAAAAGAGATAAAATCAGACGTAACGAGAAAAAATTGAATCAGCTGGTAGAACAGTACGATAAGGAGCTGAAAGATGCCAGTAAATTACGAAAAGATATTATCGAAAAAGCTCAGCAAGAGGCTCAGGATTTACTTAAAAATGCGAATAAAACGATAGAAAAAACCATTCGTGAAATTAAGGAAAGTAAAGCCGAAAAAGAGAAAACAAAAAAAGTAAGAAAACAGTTTGAAGAAACTAAAATTGAACTTACTCAAACCGAGCTTGAAGAAGAAGATCGTATTAATCGTAAGATTCAGAAGCTGAAAAATCGCGAGAAGCGTAAAAATAAAGGCGCTAAACATGAAGCATCATCAGAAAAATCGAACCTCAATAAATCTATTGTAAAACCTAAAAAGCAATTTAATCCTGATATTATTGAGAAAGGCGACATGGTAAAACTCGATAATCAAACTTCGGTGGGGGAAGTTATCGAAATCAATAATAAAACCGCAGTAGTGGCTTTTGGAAGTATTTTAACATCGGTAAAAGCGACTCGTTTGTCCAAAGTTTCTAAATCGCAATTAAAGAAACAAGAGAAAACTTACAATCAGACTTCTGCTTTGGTGCAGGAAAGAATTTCCAAACGCAAACTGAATTTTCGTCAGGATATTGATGTAAGAGGAATGCGTGGTGATGAGGCCCTACAAATTGTAATGGATCATGTAGATGAAGCAATAATGCTTGAAATTCGAGAATTTAGAATTTTACATGGTACGGGCCATGGAATTTTACGCCAGTTAATAAGAGATTACCTGCAAACAGTTGATTTGGTTCGTAATTTTAGAGATGAGAAAATTCAAATGGGAGGTTCTGGAATTACTGTAGTAACAATGGAATAG
- a CDS encoding S9 family peptidase, which translates to MNTKSILNLTVLCIIAVACNQKAKMPDAPLAKKIPKELTIHNDTRIDNYYWLNQREDSAVINYLTAENEYTDTVMKHTEEFQTKLFDEMVARIKKTDESVPVNLNGFYYYSRTEGEAEYPLYCRKKESMNAEEQIMLNVPEMAKGYSYFSIGNYSVSENNEILAYSEDTLSRRKYTIKFKSLTDNKIYSDEIENTTGGITWANDNKTIFYTVKHPETLLPYKVYKHVLGTSADKDELVYEEKDNTFYTFCYKTKSRKYIMIGVSSTVSTEYRYIDASKPNSKFKVFQARERDLEYGIDHFKDHFYIRTNYMAKNFRLMKTLVGKTEKNNWIEMIPNRDDVFLSNFEIFQNYLVVGERKNGLNQLRIRNWKTKEEHYLDFGEETYDAWISTNPEFETNTLRYGYTSLTTPSSIIDYDMLSKEKTLMKQQQVLGDFDKENYESKRLWATAQDGTKVPISLVYRKDKLKKGTNPLWLSAYGSYGSNSDVYFSSVRLSLLDRGFVVATAHVRGGQEMGRYWYEDGKLLKKKNTFTDFNNCAEHLISEGYASKDKVFAWGGSAGGLLMGAIVNMKPELYKGVIAAVPFVDVVTTMLDESIPLTTGEFDEWGNPKNKEYYDYMLSYSPYDNVKAQDYPALLVTTGLHDSQVQYWEPAKWVAKLRDMKTDHNRLLLKTNMDFGHGGASGRFERLHEVALEYAFVMDLVGINE; encoded by the coding sequence ATGAACACTAAATCGATTTTAAATCTTACTGTACTTTGCATAATTGCAGTTGCCTGCAATCAAAAGGCTAAAATGCCTGATGCTCCGCTTGCAAAAAAAATACCTAAAGAACTTACGATTCATAACGACACAAGAATCGATAATTATTACTGGTTAAATCAGCGGGAAGATTCTGCTGTTATAAATTATTTAACTGCCGAAAATGAGTATACCGATACGGTAATGAAGCATACCGAAGAATTTCAGACTAAATTGTTTGATGAGATGGTGGCTCGCATAAAAAAAACTGATGAATCGGTACCTGTAAACTTAAACGGATTCTATTATTATAGCAGAACAGAAGGGGAGGCTGAATATCCTCTTTATTGTCGGAAAAAAGAAAGTATGAATGCTGAGGAGCAGATTATGCTAAACGTTCCAGAAATGGCCAAAGGGTATAGTTATTTTAGTATCGGAAATTATTCTGTTAGTGAGAATAACGAAATTTTAGCTTACTCGGAAGATACTTTGAGCCGTAGAAAATATACAATTAAATTTAAAAGTCTGACTGATAATAAAATATACTCTGATGAAATTGAAAATACCACTGGCGGAATTACTTGGGCGAATGATAACAAAACAATTTTTTATACAGTAAAGCATCCTGAAACTTTATTACCATATAAAGTTTATAAACATGTATTGGGAACTTCGGCTGATAAAGATGAATTGGTTTACGAGGAAAAGGATAATACTTTTTATACTTTTTGTTATAAAACTAAATCACGAAAGTATATCATGATAGGTGTTAGCAGTACTGTTTCTACAGAATACAGATATATCGATGCAAGTAAGCCCAATAGTAAGTTCAAGGTTTTTCAGGCAAGAGAAAGAGATTTGGAATATGGAATAGATCATTTTAAAGATCATTTTTACATTCGAACAAATTATATGGCCAAGAATTTTCGATTAATGAAAACTCTAGTTGGTAAAACAGAAAAGAATAATTGGATAGAAATGATTCCAAACCGGGATGATGTGTTTTTGAGTAATTTTGAAATTTTTCAGAATTATTTAGTGGTTGGAGAAAGAAAAAATGGCTTGAATCAACTGCGAATAAGAAATTGGAAGACTAAGGAAGAACACTATCTGGATTTTGGTGAGGAAACCTATGATGCGTGGATTTCAACAAATCCCGAATTTGAGACGAATACTTTACGTTATGGATATACTTCATTAACAACCCCCTCATCTATTATCGATTATGATATGCTCAGTAAAGAGAAAACTTTAATGAAGCAGCAGCAGGTTTTGGGAGATTTTGATAAAGAGAATTACGAATCGAAACGCTTGTGGGCAACTGCGCAGGACGGAACAAAGGTGCCTATATCACTAGTTTATCGTAAGGATAAGTTAAAAAAAGGAACAAATCCTCTTTGGTTATCGGCCTATGGTTCTTATGGTTCTAATTCTGATGTGTATTTTAGTTCTGTTCGCCTTAGTTTGTTAGATCGGGGATTTGTTGTGGCAACTGCTCACGTTCGTGGAGGACAGGAAATGGGACGCTATTGGTATGAAGATGGAAAGCTTTTAAAAAAGAAAAATACATTTACTGATTTTAATAATTGTGCCGAACATTTAATAAGTGAAGGATATGCTTCTAAAGATAAAGTATTTGCTTGGGGTGGAAGTGCAGGAGGTTTATTAATGGGCGCAATTGTTAATATGAAGCCCGAGCTTTATAAAGGGGTAATTGCTGCTGTTCCTTTTGTTGATGTTGTCACTACAATGTTAGATGAATCAATTCCTTTAACAACTGGTGAATTTGATGAATGGGGAAATCCAAAAAATAAGGAATACTACGATTATATGCTGTCCTATTCTCCTTACGATAATGTAAAAGCTCAGGATTATCCAGCATTATTGGTAACAACCGGTTTGCACGATTCTCAAGTTCAGTATTGGGAGCCTGCAAAATGGGTTGCAAAATTACGAGACATGAAAACAGATCATAATCGCTTACTGTTAAAAACCAATATGGACTTTGGTCATGGCGGAGCTTCCGGAAGATTTGAGCGTTTGCACGAAGTTGCATTAGAATATGCGTTTGTAATGGATCTTGTGGGAATAAATGAATAA
- the recQ gene encoding DNA helicase RecQ, whose protein sequence is MSAAKHALKRYFGYDQFRPLQEKIIQSVLKGNDAMVIMPTGGGKSMCYQIPALIMEGVTIVVSPLIALMKDQVEGLRANGVYADYLNSSQTSHQQAEVIENIAAGKVKLLYVSPEKLVSQDFYYLLLQMKVNLFAIDEAHCISVWGHDFRPEYTKMSYLKKQFPHVPLIALTATADNLTQKDIVNQLGLENPEQFISSFDRPNLSLTVAPGRDKFKSILGFIRQRPHQSGIIYCLSRKATESLAEKLRNAGVNASHYHAGLSPDDRAKRQEDFINDEIPIICATIAFGMGIDKSNVRWVIHYNLPRNIESYYQEIGRAGRDGLKADTLLFYSFSDVIVHRRFIEESALKEVSNAKLERIQQFCDAQICRRKILLSYFGEHLEEDCGNCDVCKNPPRLFDGTIIAQKAFSAIVRLKEQVAAGILIDVLRGSLRQEIINKGYNRIKTYGAGKDIAHSDWQQYILQLLNLGYISVAYENGNALKLSEQGREVLFGERLVNLVHLSSMKSEPQVKPIVKTEKQVAREGLFEELRKLRLRISRKENIAPYLVFSDATLQQMAQDQPTSEFEMKLISGVGVRKYQLYGALFINEILQYAQRKNKEAKKSGESFYKTYEYYKQGFSVNEIASIRKINPITIYSHLASLYEKGADVDLSEFFNSSEFEQIENAYRSLNKTENVKELYIYMNEEVEYYKIRLVLSYLKVVSS, encoded by the coding sequence ATGTCGGCAGCTAAACACGCATTAAAAAGATATTTCGGATACGATCAGTTTCGTCCACTTCAGGAAAAAATTATTCAATCGGTGTTGAAAGGCAACGATGCTATGGTAATAATGCCTACTGGAGGTGGAAAATCGATGTGCTATCAAATTCCAGCCTTAATAATGGAAGGTGTTACCATTGTTGTTTCTCCTTTAATTGCATTAATGAAAGATCAGGTAGAAGGATTGCGTGCCAATGGTGTTTATGCCGATTATTTAAATAGTTCTCAAACATCGCATCAGCAAGCCGAAGTAATTGAAAATATTGCAGCAGGAAAAGTAAAACTTTTGTATGTTTCTCCTGAAAAATTGGTAAGTCAGGATTTTTACTATTTGCTTTTGCAGATGAAAGTGAATTTGTTTGCCATTGATGAAGCACATTGTATTTCGGTTTGGGGACATGATTTTCGTCCGGAATACACAAAAATGTCTTATCTGAAGAAGCAGTTTCCTCATGTTCCGCTTATTGCTTTAACAGCTACGGCCGATAATTTAACTCAAAAAGATATAGTTAATCAGCTAGGCTTGGAAAATCCCGAGCAGTTTATTTCTTCATTCGACAGACCTAATTTAAGTTTAACAGTAGCACCAGGGAGAGATAAGTTTAAGTCTATTCTTGGTTTTATACGACAGCGTCCACATCAATCGGGAATTATATATTGCTTAAGTAGAAAAGCTACTGAAAGTTTGGCCGAAAAATTGCGAAATGCAGGAGTTAATGCATCTCATTATCATGCAGGTTTATCGCCCGACGATCGAGCCAAAAGGCAAGAGGATTTTATAAATGATGAGATACCTATTATTTGTGCAACCATTGCATTCGGAATGGGAATTGATAAATCTAATGTTCGTTGGGTAATTCATTACAATTTACCACGAAACATAGAGTCGTACTATCAGGAAATTGGTCGTGCAGGTAGAGATGGCTTAAAAGCAGATACTTTACTGTTTTATAGTTTCTCCGATGTTATTGTTCATCGCAGATTTATTGAGGAGTCAGCCTTAAAAGAGGTATCTAATGCTAAATTGGAACGAATACAGCAATTTTGTGATGCACAAATTTGTAGAAGAAAGATTCTATTAAGTTATTTCGGTGAACATCTAGAAGAAGATTGTGGCAATTGCGATGTTTGTAAAAATCCACCTCGCTTGTTCGATGGAACTATAATTGCTCAAAAAGCATTCTCGGCAATTGTTCGATTAAAAGAACAGGTTGCAGCTGGTATTTTGATTGATGTACTAAGAGGGTCACTTAGACAGGAGATTATTAATAAAGGGTATAATAGAATTAAAACTTATGGAGCTGGAAAAGATATTGCTCATTCCGATTGGCAGCAATATATATTGCAATTGTTAAATCTTGGGTATATATCTGTTGCTTACGAAAATGGGAATGCTTTAAAACTTAGTGAGCAAGGGCGTGAAGTTCTGTTTGGTGAGCGTTTGGTAAATTTGGTACATCTTTCTTCGATGAAATCGGAACCTCAGGTAAAGCCAATTGTAAAAACAGAGAAACAAGTGGCAAGAGAAGGATTGTTCGAGGAACTAAGAAAACTAAGACTTCGAATTTCGCGCAAAGAAAATATTGCCCCTTATCTTGTATTTTCCGATGCAACATTACAGCAAATGGCACAAGATCAGCCAACAAGCGAATTCGAAATGAAATTGATTTCGGGGGTTGGTGTGAGGAAATATCAATTGTATGGTGCTTTGTTTATTAATGAGATATTGCAATATGCTCAAAGAAAAAATAAAGAAGCAAAAAAAAGCGGGGAGTCTTTTTATAAAACCTATGAGTACTATAAACAAGGTTTTTCTGTTAACGAGATTGCAAGCATCCGAAAAATAAATCCAATAACAATATATTCTCATTTGGCCTCTCTTTACGAAAAAGGTGCTGATGTTGATCTTTCTGAGTTTTTTAACTCTTCGGAGTTTGAACAAATAGAAAATGCTTATAGGTCATTAAATAAAACCGAAAATGTAAAAGAACTTTATATTTATATGAACGAGGAGGTAGAATATTATAAAATACGTTTGGTACTATCGTATTTAAAAGTAGTTTCATCGTAA
- a CDS encoding LytTR family DNA-binding domain-containing protein, giving the protein MIRTLIIDDEIKSQTTLHKLIEKYCPEIEVVGFANNVKTGIDAIHKLTPDLVFLDIFMPDGDGFDVLKGTSDRNFDVVFTTAFNDYALKAFQYSALHYLLKPINYKELQDAVKRFQENHKDINLNEKLQVLYDSLNNRHKKIVLPTLNGLKMVELDQIVYCCADGSYTNFYMSNEEPLMVSKALSKFEEILPSELFCRVHSKNLVNLNYVQQYVKGRGGRVLLSNGSELDVSEGKKSEFLKKLKQIAHFLPGSGK; this is encoded by the coding sequence ATGATTCGAACTTTAATTATTGATGATGAAATTAAGAGCCAAACAACTCTTCATAAACTAATTGAAAAGTATTGTCCTGAAATAGAAGTTGTTGGGTTTGCAAATAATGTTAAAACAGGTATAGATGCTATTCATAAGTTAACACCCGATTTAGTGTTTCTTGATATATTTATGCCCGATGGAGATGGTTTTGACGTTTTAAAAGGTACTAGCGATCGTAATTTTGATGTGGTTTTTACCACAGCCTTTAATGATTATGCATTAAAAGCATTTCAATATTCGGCATTACATTATTTACTAAAGCCTATTAATTATAAAGAATTACAAGATGCAGTAAAAAGATTTCAGGAAAATCATAAAGACATTAATTTGAATGAAAAACTTCAAGTTCTTTATGATAGTTTGAATAATAGACATAAGAAAATTGTACTTCCAACTTTAAATGGATTAAAAATGGTCGAATTAGATCAAATAGTATACTGTTGTGCTGATGGTAGTTATACTAATTTTTATATGTCAAATGAAGAGCCATTAATGGTATCAAAAGCTCTTTCAAAATTTGAGGAAATTCTTCCTTCCGAATTGTTTTGTAGAGTCCACAGTAAAAATTTGGTTAATTTAAACTACGTTCAGCAATACGTAAAAGGAAGAGGCGGAAGAGTGCTACTTTCTAACGGTTCCGAACTGGATGTTTCAGAAGGTAAAAAATCAGAATTCCTTAAAAAACTAAAACAAATCGCACATTTCTTACCTGGATCTGGAAAATAG
- a CDS encoding SRPBCC domain-containing protein, translated as MKEFNFNYNISASQEEVFNALTNSFQIELWTGYPAEMDDKVGTIFSLWEGDITGCNLEVVKDYKLVQEWFFGETEHPSIVTILLKKSGKDTRIELNHTNIPDDAYEEIVEGWEEYYLASMKNFLEFY; from the coding sequence ATGAAAGAATTCAATTTTAATTATAATATCAGCGCAAGCCAGGAAGAGGTTTTTAATGCATTAACCAATTCGTTTCAGATAGAGCTATGGACAGGTTATCCGGCGGAAATGGACGACAAAGTTGGCACAATATTTTCTTTATGGGAAGGAGATATTACCGGCTGTAATCTTGAAGTTGTTAAAGATTACAAATTGGTACAGGAATGGTTCTTTGGAGAAACTGAACATCCCTCTATTGTAACTATTCTTCTTAAAAAATCGGGGAAAGATACCAGAATTGAATTAAATCATACTAACATTCCGGATGATGCTTATGAGGAAATTGTTGAAGGTTGGGAAGAGTATTATTTAGCATCGATGAAAAACTTTTTAGAGTTTTATTAG
- a CDS encoding nucleoside recognition domain-containing protein — MNAIKTIKETNFLKQRRYEAVMFLLTFFGIFGYMGHTMGVSNMLNTIMNTAWDLLMNTVFYIMGITVLSGALGKLLIEFGVVRLLEKILAPFMKPLFNLPGVGALAGVLTFLSDNPAIISLANDKNFSKYFKNYQLVSLTNFGTAFGMGLIVITFMSTLKIPGSNENLFIPALIGLVGALFGAIISTRLMQRLIKGHIPVREDKNYNGATEKISFKSEGGVFLRFLNSILDGGKSGVDLGLAIIPGVLIISTMVMMLTFGPKDAAIGYQGLAYEGVPLLPQLAGYVWWIFEGLFGFQHPELIAFPVTSLGAVGAALSLVKAFLAKGIIDGNVISVFTAMGMCWSGYLSTHTAMLDTLNFRELTSKALLSHTIGGIMAGTFAHYLYVLLSMFI, encoded by the coding sequence ATGAACGCAATTAAGACGATTAAAGAAACGAATTTTTTGAAGCAACGGCGCTACGAAGCAGTTATGTTTCTTCTAACATTTTTCGGAATTTTCGGATACATGGGCCACACAATGGGCGTATCCAACATGCTGAACACCATAATGAATACAGCTTGGGATCTTTTAATGAATACTGTATTTTATATTATGGGGATTACTGTTCTTTCGGGAGCTTTAGGAAAGCTATTAATTGAATTTGGAGTCGTACGTCTGCTTGAAAAAATTCTTGCTCCATTTATGAAACCCTTATTTAATTTACCTGGTGTAGGAGCACTTGCCGGAGTGTTAACATTCTTATCGGATAATCCTGCTATTATTAGTCTAGCTAACGATAAAAATTTTAGCAAATATTTTAAAAATTACCAACTGGTTTCTCTCACCAATTTTGGAACAGCTTTCGGCATGGGATTAATTGTAATCACATTTATGTCTACTTTAAAAATTCCAGGAAGCAATGAAAATTTATTTATTCCTGCATTAATAGGACTTGTAGGAGCTTTATTTGGTGCTATTATATCAACACGATTGATGCAACGATTAATTAAAGGCCATATTCCGGTTCGCGAAGACAAAAATTATAATGGAGCCACTGAAAAAATCAGCTTTAAGTCGGAAGGTGGTGTATTTCTACGATTTCTAAACTCAATTTTAGATGGTGGAAAATCGGGTGTTGATTTAGGACTTGCAATTATTCCTGGTGTTTTAATTATATCTACCATGGTAATGATGCTAACATTCGGTCCTAAAGATGCAGCTATAGGATATCAGGGATTAGCTTACGAAGGGGTTCCATTACTTCCGCAATTAGCTGGTTATGTATGGTGGATTTTTGAAGGTCTGTTTGGTTTCCAGCATCCCGAATTAATTGCATTCCCAGTAACTTCTCTAGGAGCTGTTGGTGCTGCCTTATCGCTTGTTAAAGCTTTTCTAGCCAAAGGAATTATCGATGGAAATGTTATTTCTGTATTTACTGCAATGGGAATGTGCTGGAGTGGTTACTTAAGTACTCATACCGCAATGCTTGATACGCTTAATTTCCGTGAATTAACTTCAAAAGCTCTTTTATCACACACTATTGGTGGAATAATGGCAGGTACATTCGCACACTATTTATATGTACTCTTAAGCATGTTTATTTAA
- a CDS encoding RNA-binding S4 domain-containing protein translates to MIKFKIETEYIELIKLIKATHISESGAQAKIFVEDGIVIRNGEVETRKRAKIRPGDKIEIFDEIIIVE, encoded by the coding sequence ATGATAAAGTTTAAAATTGAAACAGAATATATAGAGTTGATAAAATTGATAAAAGCAACTCATATTAGTGAAAGTGGAGCTCAGGCAAAAATTTTTGTCGAGGATGGTATAGTAATTAGAAATGGCGAAGTTGAAACCAGAAAAAGAGCAAAAATTCGTCCTGGTGATAAAATTGAAATTTTCGATGAGATAATCATTGTGGAATAA